The proteins below are encoded in one region of Candidatus Eremiobacterota bacterium:
- the htpG gene encoding molecular chaperone HtpG: MAGHTKPDNIVEKGTISVQMENIFPIIKKWLYSEKDIFLRELITNSLDAISKLKQLAVLGEFKAPEKEEEFSINVAIDKEKGTLTVSDNGIGMTADEVKKYINEVAFSSAQDFLEKYKTADEKNMIIGHFGLGFYSSFMVADLVEIQTLSWQEGAEPVKWSCNGSPEYELSEGSMNRRGTEVTLIVSADEKEFLDEVRVKNVIQKYCGFLPVPVRLNGSPVNERKPLWLEKPGDLKDEDYRDFFRYLYPFEQDPIFWIHLNVEYPVRAKGILYFPTLKHDLDPSRGRIKFYYNQVYVSDNLKDLIPEFLMNLRGVIDCPDMPLNVSRSYLQSDPTMRKLSTHITKKVADELNDLYRDRRETYEKYWDDISPFIKIGMMDNEKFYDAVKEILIYKSTQGGYTTLKEYMERAGESSGGKIYYATDETLQSSYLSLFKEQSIEVLMMSSLIDTHFIQFLEFRDPHLKFARVDSDISDRIKDSDGASKIVDPKTNKTHNEIVEDIFRKNLDIKGLTIKVENLRSEEVPAMIIISEQQRRMREMTAMLQRKPLESLEEHTLVVNANNAIVKNLRKMLDMLSPPLDEIKLLSMQIYDLALLTQKTMPLERADRFVENSLELLRIMTEARVGQ; encoded by the coding sequence ATGGCAGGTCACACAAAGCCGGACAATATCGTGGAAAAGGGCACCATATCGGTGCAGATGGAAAATATCTTCCCCATCATCAAGAAGTGGCTTTATTCAGAGAAGGACATATTCCTGAGGGAGCTCATCACCAATTCCCTTGACGCCATCAGCAAGCTGAAGCAGCTTGCCGTCTTAGGGGAGTTCAAGGCTCCGGAAAAGGAAGAGGAGTTCTCTATCAATGTAGCCATAGACAAGGAGAAGGGCACGCTCACGGTGAGCGACAACGGCATAGGCATGACGGCCGACGAGGTGAAAAAGTATATCAATGAAGTGGCTTTCTCGAGCGCTCAGGATTTTCTCGAGAAATACAAGACAGCCGACGAGAAGAACATGATTATAGGCCATTTCGGCCTGGGGTTTTACAGCTCTTTCATGGTGGCCGATCTGGTGGAGATCCAGACCCTGTCGTGGCAGGAGGGGGCAGAGCCGGTAAAATGGTCCTGTAACGGGAGCCCCGAGTATGAGCTTTCGGAGGGGTCCATGAACAGGAGGGGCACAGAAGTGACTCTCATTGTCTCGGCCGACGAGAAGGAGTTCCTGGACGAGGTGAGGGTAAAGAACGTCATCCAGAAATACTGCGGCTTCCTGCCCGTTCCCGTGAGGCTCAACGGCTCGCCGGTGAACGAGAGGAAGCCCCTCTGGCTTGAGAAGCCGGGCGACCTCAAGGATGAGGATTACCGCGATTTCTTCAGGTATCTCTACCCCTTTGAGCAAGATCCCATCTTCTGGATTCACCTCAACGTGGAATACCCCGTGAGAGCCAAGGGAATTCTCTATTTTCCCACTCTCAAGCATGATCTTGACCCCTCCAGGGGCAGGATCAAATTCTACTATAATCAGGTCTATGTGAGCGACAACCTGAAGGACCTCATCCCGGAGTTCCTTATGAACCTGAGAGGGGTCATCGACTGCCCCGACATGCCTCTCAATGTCTCCAGGAGCTACCTGCAGAGTGATCCCACCATGAGAAAGCTCTCGACGCACATCACCAAGAAAGTGGCCGACGAGCTCAACGATCTTTACCGCGACCGCCGCGAGACTTACGAGAAGTACTGGGATGACATCAGCCCCTTCATAAAGATAGGGATGATGGACAACGAAAAGTTTTATGATGCCGTGAAGGAGATCCTGATCTACAAGTCTACGCAGGGCGGCTACACCACTCTCAAGGAATACATGGAACGGGCAGGGGAGTCATCGGGAGGGAAGATCTATTACGCCACCGATGAGACCCTCCAGTCCTCGTACCTGAGCCTCTTCAAGGAGCAGTCCATAGAGGTCCTCATGATGAGCTCCCTGATTGACACCCATTTCATCCAGTTCCTGGAGTTCCGGGACCCTCACTTGAAATTTGCCCGTGTCGATTCCGACATAAGCGACAGGATCAAGGACAGCGACGGGGCCTCAAAGATTGTGGACCCCAAGACCAACAAGACACACAACGAGATCGTGGAGGATATATTCCGCAAGAACCTGGATATCAAGGGCCTCACCATCAAGGTGGAGAACCTCAGGAGTGAAGAAGTGCCGGCAATGATCATCATAAGCGAGCAGCAGAGGCGCATGAGGGAGATGACAGCCATGCTCCAGAGGAAGCCCCTGGAGAGCCTTGAAGAGCATACCCTCGTGGTGAACGCGAACAACGCCATCGTGAAGAACCTCAGGAAAATGCTCGACATGCTGAGCCCCCCCCTTGATGAGATAAAGCTCCTCTCCATGCAGATCTATGATCTGGCCCTCCTTACCCAGAAGACCATGCCCCTTGAGAGGGCTGACAGGTTCGTGGAGAATTCCCTTGAGCTTCTCAGGATAATGACTGAGGCCAGGGTAGGGCAATAG